In Nymphaea colorata isolate Beijing-Zhang1983 chromosome 3, ASM883128v2, whole genome shotgun sequence, a genomic segment contains:
- the LOC116249604 gene encoding uncharacterized protein LOC116249604: MASSGYINFASILHDDVKGGLKKRKVVDVTQKSIKESFSLQGRQELDLKVAAFFYANCIPFNVARSPYWRDLVTYIANCNLSGYVPPSSERLRTILLEQQKSQVNNLLEYQKLTWKQHGVSIVSDGWTNLQRRPFINFIATSANRPIFLKAIDASGEYKSAEYLKGLFMEIIEEVGKDKVVQIITDDTPICKAAGIAIEHDYPHIFWTPCAVHSLNLALKGICNPPSKEQDPHAYELCSWIEDLEKDVRNIRNFIVNHQYALSIYDKHSDLKLLRVAETRFASLIVMVKRMKRVKSALISMVTDDDWNFYRADDDDKAQAIKRLILDDKWWDKIFYFLAFTEPFWEMLKVLDCDNSTLHRVYEMWDTMIEKIQDVIFKHEKKNIAFEDSAFFVHVRKILIARWDKSSTLLQCMAHSLNPKYYGKKWLAQGIGRTPPHKDPKLSKNILACLNRIFIDVHQNREAHDEFERFSTGIGEDLCATVDKDDYAPMSWWIKHGYAYHTLQRLALRLLVQPATSSCSERNWSTYSQIHTIKQNNLTSKRAKDLVYVHSNLRLLSRNKEEYRKGETKNWDVNVEDLNLEEDNELEVVNSRFEEPSIPSTCSNVEEEENDLGID; encoded by the exons atggcATCATCTGGTTATATTAactttgcttcaattttacatgatgaTGTTAAGGGTGgtctaaaaaaaagaaaagttgttgatgttacTCAGAAATCAATTAAGGAGTCATTTAGTTTACAAGGACGGcaagaattagatctaaaagtggCGGCATTTTTCTATGCTAAttgcataccatttaatgtagctagaaGTCCATATTGGAGAGATTTAGTTACATATATTGCAAATTGTAACTTGTCTGGGTATGTTCCCCCTAGTTCGGAAAGACTTCGCACTATACTACTAGAACAACAAAAGTCTCAAGTGAACAATTTGTTAGAGTATCAAAAGTTAACTTGGAAGCAACACggagtttctattgtttctgatggctgGACAAATTTGCAAAGGCGCCcttttattaatttcattgcaacttcagcaaatagaccaatttttttaaaagcaatagatgcatctggtgaatacaaaagtgctgagtatttgaaaggattgttcatggaaataattgaagaagtGGGGAAAGATAAGGTTGTTCAAATAATTACAGACGATACACCTATATGCAAAGCAGCTGGAATTGCGATAGAACATGATTATCCTCATATCTTTTGGACTCCTTGTGCAGTCCATAGCTTAAATTTGGCTCTAAAGGgtatatgcaatccaccaagcaaagagcaagatcctcatgcttatgaattatgttcatggattgaagacttggaaaaggatgtgaggaacatcagaaattttATAGTAAATCATCAATATGCACTTTCCATTTATGACAAACATTCTGATCTAAAATTGTTAAGAGTTGCAGAGACACGTTTTGCATCTTTAattgttatggtcaaaaggatgAAAAGGGTTAAAAGTGCATTGATCAGTATGGTGACTGATGATGATTGGAATTTTTATcgtgctgatgatgatgacaaagctcaagcaatcaaaAGATTGATTCTTGATGACAAGTGGTGggataaaatcttttattttcttgcattcacagaGCCTTTTTGGGAGATGTTGAAagttcttgattgtgataattcAACATTGCATCGTGTTTATGAGATGTGGGAcactatgattgaaaaaatccaagatgtcatttttaagcatgagaaaaaaaatattgcatttgaagattcagcattttttgttcatgtgcgtaaaatattgattgcaagatgggataaaagtagCACTCTTCTTCAATGCATGGCACATTCATTgaatcctaaatattatggaaaaaagtggCTTGCACAAGGTATTGGAAGAACTCCACCACATAAGGAtccaaaattatcaaaaaacatATTGGCATGTCTTAATAGGATTTTTattgatgtacatcaaaatcGCGAAGCTcatgatgagtttgaaaggttTTCTACCGGAATTGGAGAAGATCTATGTGCAACTGTAGATAAAGATGATTATGCACCTATGTCTTGGTGGATTAAACATGGATATGCTTATCATACCCTTCAACGTCTTGCTTTGAGATTGCTAGTTCAAcctgctacatcttcatgctctgagagaaattggagtacatattcacaaatccacactataaaacaaaataatctcacaagcaaacgTGCAAAAGatttggtttatgtgcattctaaccttCGGCTTTTATCAcgaaacaaagaagaatatag gAAAGGAGAAACTAAAAATTGGGATGTGAATGTAGAAGACCTTAACttagaagaagacaatgaacttgaagttgttaattcaagattcgaagaaccttCTATTCCATCAACATGTTCTaatgtggaagaagaggagaacgATTTGGGCATtgactag